One window of the Sparus aurata chromosome 7, fSpaAur1.1, whole genome shotgun sequence genome contains the following:
- the uckl1b gene encoding uridine-cytidine kinase-like 1 isoform X4, which translates to MENEEKTSSVSSSGGGEGSLDRLLPSVSSTGLSPRKRTTSQCKSEPPLLRTSKRTIYTAGRPPWYNEHGTQSKDAFVIGLCGGSASGKTTVARKIIEALDVPWVVLLSMDSFYKVLSPEEQTLAASNDYNFDHPDAFDFDLLTHTLRKLKQGKSVKIPVYDFTTHGRQKEWKTVYGASVIIFEGIMAFADKKLLQLLDMKIFVDTDSDIRLVRRLRRDITERGRDIEGVIKQYNKFVKPAFEQYIEPTMRLADIVVPRGGGNMVAIDLIVQHVHSQLEERKLRWDMAALASAHQAQPLPQTLSVLESTPQVRGMHTIIRNKETSRDEFIFYSKRLMRLLIERALSFLPSQVHVVQTPQGEDYEGKTFHGKRITGVSILRAGETMEPALRAVCKDVRIGKILIQTNQDTGEPELHYLRLPKDIGEDHVILMDCTVSTGAAAMMAVRVLLDHDVQEDKILLVSLLMAEMGVHSVAYAFPQVKIITTAVDKKVNDLFHIIPGIGNFGDRYFGTDAPPDWSDEEMDEPSY; encoded by the exons ATGGAGAACGAAGAGAAAACTTCTTCTGTGTCGAGCAG tggaggtggtgAGGGATCTTTGGACCGGCTTCTCCCCTCAGTAAGCAGCACAGGCCTTTCACCTAGGAAAAGGACCACCAGCCAGTGCAAATCTGAGCCTCCTCTCCTACGTACCTCCAAACGAACCATCTACACAGCCGGTCGCCCACCCTGGTACAACGAGCATGGAACACAGTCCAAAGATGCCTTCGTCATTG gtctgtgtggtggaaGCGCTTCAGGAAAGACAACCGTGGCGAGGAAAATAATTGAAGCTTTGGATGTTCCATGGGTGGTACTGCTGTCAATGGACTCCTTttacaag GTCCTGTCCCCAGAAGAGCAGACTCTGGCTGCCAGTAACGACTACAACTTTGACCACCCCGACGCCTTTGACTTTGATTTGCTGACACACACCCTGCGCAAGCTCAAACAGGGCAAGAGCGTGAAAATCCCTGTGTATGACTTTACCACTCACGGGAGACAGAAGGAGTGG AAAACCGTATATGGAGCCAGTGTTATCATCTTTGAGGGAATCATGGCCTTTGCAGATAAAAAGCTCCTGCAG CTGCTCGACATGAAGATTTTTGTTGACACAGACTCTGACATCCGGCTGGTGCGTCGGCTGAGGAGGGATAttacagagagaggcagagacatTGAAGGCGTCATCAAGCAGTACAATAAGTTTGTCAAGCCGGCATTTGAGCAGTACATTGAACCCACCATGCGTCTGGCTGATATTGTGGTGCCACGTG gTGGTGGCAACATGGTGGCCATCGATTTGATCGTGCAGCATGTCCACAGTCAGCTGGAGGAG AGGAAACTTCGCTGGGATAT GGCAGCCCTGGCTTCTGCACACCAGGCCCAACCCCTCCCCCAGACCCTTAGTGTTCTGGAGAGCACACCCCAGGTCAGGGGTATGCACACCATTATCAG AAACAAGGAAACCAGCCGCGATGAGTTCATCTTCTACTCCAAGAGGCTGATGCGTCTGTTGATCGAGCGGGCgctctccttcctcccctcgCAG GTCCACGTAGTCCAGACCCCCCAGGGAGAGGATTATGAAGGCAAGACTTTCCACGGAAAGAGG atAACAGGCGTGTCCATCCTTCGAGCCGGGGAGACCATGGAGCCGGCTCTAAGGGCCGTCTGCAAAGACGTCCGCATCGGCAAGATCCTCATCCAGACCAACCAGGACACAGGAGAACCAGAG CTTCATTACCTGCGTCTACCAAAAGACATCGGCGAGGATCATGTAATTCTGATGGACTGTACTGTGTCGACTGGAGCTGCTGCCATGATGGCTGTTAGAGTCCTGCTG gacCATGATGTCCAGGAGGATAAGATCCTGCTGGTGTCTTTGCTCATGGCAGAAATGGGAGTCCATTCGGTGGCCTACGCATTCCCACAGGTCAAAATCATCACCACAGCTGTGGACAAGAAGGTCAACGACCTCTTCCACATCATACCTGGCATAG GAAACTTCGGGGATCGATACTTTGGAACAGATGCACCACCTGACTGGAGCGACGAAGAGATGGATGAGCCCAGTTACTGA
- the uckl1b gene encoding uridine-cytidine kinase-like 1 isoform X1 gives MNSLPAYSGARISGCWTLRSDGSGGGEGSLDRLLPSVSSTGLSPRKRTTSQCKSEPPLLRTSKRTIYTAGRPPWYNEHGTQSKDAFVIGLCGGSASGKTTVARKIIEALDVPWVVLLSMDSFYKVLSPEEQTLAASNDYNFDHPDAFDFDLLTHTLRKLKQGKSVKIPVYDFTTHGRQKEWKTVYGASVIIFEGIMAFADKKLLQLLDMKIFVDTDSDIRLVRRLRRDITERGRDIEGVIKQYNKFVKPAFEQYIEPTMRLADIVVPRGGGNMVAIDLIVQHVHSQLEERKLRWDMAALASAHQAQPLPQTLSVLESTPQVRGMHTIIRNKETSRDEFIFYSKRLMRLLIERALSFLPSQVHVVQTPQGEDYEGKTFHGKRITGVSILRAGETMEPALRAVCKDVRIGKILIQTNQDTGEPELHYLRLPKDIGEDHVILMDCTVSTGAAAMMAVRVLLDHDVQEDKILLVSLLMAEMGVHSVAYAFPQVKIITTAVDKKVNDLFHIIPGIGNFGDRYFGTDAPPDWSDEEMDEPSY, from the exons ATGAACTCGCTACCAGCTTACTCAGGAGCTAGAATATCCGGCTGTTGGACTCTTAGATCTGATGGCAG tggaggtggtgAGGGATCTTTGGACCGGCTTCTCCCCTCAGTAAGCAGCACAGGCCTTTCACCTAGGAAAAGGACCACCAGCCAGTGCAAATCTGAGCCTCCTCTCCTACGTACCTCCAAACGAACCATCTACACAGCCGGTCGCCCACCCTGGTACAACGAGCATGGAACACAGTCCAAAGATGCCTTCGTCATTG gtctgtgtggtggaaGCGCTTCAGGAAAGACAACCGTGGCGAGGAAAATAATTGAAGCTTTGGATGTTCCATGGGTGGTACTGCTGTCAATGGACTCCTTttacaag GTCCTGTCCCCAGAAGAGCAGACTCTGGCTGCCAGTAACGACTACAACTTTGACCACCCCGACGCCTTTGACTTTGATTTGCTGACACACACCCTGCGCAAGCTCAAACAGGGCAAGAGCGTGAAAATCCCTGTGTATGACTTTACCACTCACGGGAGACAGAAGGAGTGG AAAACCGTATATGGAGCCAGTGTTATCATCTTTGAGGGAATCATGGCCTTTGCAGATAAAAAGCTCCTGCAG CTGCTCGACATGAAGATTTTTGTTGACACAGACTCTGACATCCGGCTGGTGCGTCGGCTGAGGAGGGATAttacagagagaggcagagacatTGAAGGCGTCATCAAGCAGTACAATAAGTTTGTCAAGCCGGCATTTGAGCAGTACATTGAACCCACCATGCGTCTGGCTGATATTGTGGTGCCACGTG gTGGTGGCAACATGGTGGCCATCGATTTGATCGTGCAGCATGTCCACAGTCAGCTGGAGGAG AGGAAACTTCGCTGGGATAT GGCAGCCCTGGCTTCTGCACACCAGGCCCAACCCCTCCCCCAGACCCTTAGTGTTCTGGAGAGCACACCCCAGGTCAGGGGTATGCACACCATTATCAG AAACAAGGAAACCAGCCGCGATGAGTTCATCTTCTACTCCAAGAGGCTGATGCGTCTGTTGATCGAGCGGGCgctctccttcctcccctcgCAG GTCCACGTAGTCCAGACCCCCCAGGGAGAGGATTATGAAGGCAAGACTTTCCACGGAAAGAGG atAACAGGCGTGTCCATCCTTCGAGCCGGGGAGACCATGGAGCCGGCTCTAAGGGCCGTCTGCAAAGACGTCCGCATCGGCAAGATCCTCATCCAGACCAACCAGGACACAGGAGAACCAGAG CTTCATTACCTGCGTCTACCAAAAGACATCGGCGAGGATCATGTAATTCTGATGGACTGTACTGTGTCGACTGGAGCTGCTGCCATGATGGCTGTTAGAGTCCTGCTG gacCATGATGTCCAGGAGGATAAGATCCTGCTGGTGTCTTTGCTCATGGCAGAAATGGGAGTCCATTCGGTGGCCTACGCATTCCCACAGGTCAAAATCATCACCACAGCTGTGGACAAGAAGGTCAACGACCTCTTCCACATCATACCTGGCATAG GAAACTTCGGGGATCGATACTTTGGAACAGATGCACCACCTGACTGGAGCGACGAAGAGATGGATGAGCCCAGTTACTGA
- the uckl1b gene encoding uridine-cytidine kinase-like 1 isoform X2: MNSLPAYSGARISGCWTLRSDGSGGGEGSLDRLLPSVSSTGLSPRKRTTSQCKSEPPLLRTSKRTIYTAGRPPWYNEHGTQSKDAFVIGLCGGSASGKTTVARKIIEALDVPWVVLLSMDSFYKVLSPEEQTLAASNDYNFDHPDAFDFDLLTHTLRKLKQGKSVKIPVYDFTTHGRQKEWKTVYGASVIIFEGIMAFADKKLLQLLDMKIFVDTDSDIRLVRRLRRDITERGRDIEGVIKQYNKFVKPAFEQYIEPTMRLADIVVPRGGGNMVAIDLIVQHVHSQLEERELSVRAALASAHQAQPLPQTLSVLESTPQVRGMHTIIRNKETSRDEFIFYSKRLMRLLIERALSFLPSQVHVVQTPQGEDYEGKTFHGKRITGVSILRAGETMEPALRAVCKDVRIGKILIQTNQDTGEPELHYLRLPKDIGEDHVILMDCTVSTGAAAMMAVRVLLDHDVQEDKILLVSLLMAEMGVHSVAYAFPQVKIITTAVDKKVNDLFHIIPGIGNFGDRYFGTDAPPDWSDEEMDEPSY, translated from the exons ATGAACTCGCTACCAGCTTACTCAGGAGCTAGAATATCCGGCTGTTGGACTCTTAGATCTGATGGCAG tggaggtggtgAGGGATCTTTGGACCGGCTTCTCCCCTCAGTAAGCAGCACAGGCCTTTCACCTAGGAAAAGGACCACCAGCCAGTGCAAATCTGAGCCTCCTCTCCTACGTACCTCCAAACGAACCATCTACACAGCCGGTCGCCCACCCTGGTACAACGAGCATGGAACACAGTCCAAAGATGCCTTCGTCATTG gtctgtgtggtggaaGCGCTTCAGGAAAGACAACCGTGGCGAGGAAAATAATTGAAGCTTTGGATGTTCCATGGGTGGTACTGCTGTCAATGGACTCCTTttacaag GTCCTGTCCCCAGAAGAGCAGACTCTGGCTGCCAGTAACGACTACAACTTTGACCACCCCGACGCCTTTGACTTTGATTTGCTGACACACACCCTGCGCAAGCTCAAACAGGGCAAGAGCGTGAAAATCCCTGTGTATGACTTTACCACTCACGGGAGACAGAAGGAGTGG AAAACCGTATATGGAGCCAGTGTTATCATCTTTGAGGGAATCATGGCCTTTGCAGATAAAAAGCTCCTGCAG CTGCTCGACATGAAGATTTTTGTTGACACAGACTCTGACATCCGGCTGGTGCGTCGGCTGAGGAGGGATAttacagagagaggcagagacatTGAAGGCGTCATCAAGCAGTACAATAAGTTTGTCAAGCCGGCATTTGAGCAGTACATTGAACCCACCATGCGTCTGGCTGATATTGTGGTGCCACGTG gTGGTGGCAACATGGTGGCCATCGATTTGATCGTGCAGCATGTCCACAGTCAGCTGGAGGAG CGCGAGCTCAGCGTCAG GGCAGCCCTGGCTTCTGCACACCAGGCCCAACCCCTCCCCCAGACCCTTAGTGTTCTGGAGAGCACACCCCAGGTCAGGGGTATGCACACCATTATCAG AAACAAGGAAACCAGCCGCGATGAGTTCATCTTCTACTCCAAGAGGCTGATGCGTCTGTTGATCGAGCGGGCgctctccttcctcccctcgCAG GTCCACGTAGTCCAGACCCCCCAGGGAGAGGATTATGAAGGCAAGACTTTCCACGGAAAGAGG atAACAGGCGTGTCCATCCTTCGAGCCGGGGAGACCATGGAGCCGGCTCTAAGGGCCGTCTGCAAAGACGTCCGCATCGGCAAGATCCTCATCCAGACCAACCAGGACACAGGAGAACCAGAG CTTCATTACCTGCGTCTACCAAAAGACATCGGCGAGGATCATGTAATTCTGATGGACTGTACTGTGTCGACTGGAGCTGCTGCCATGATGGCTGTTAGAGTCCTGCTG gacCATGATGTCCAGGAGGATAAGATCCTGCTGGTGTCTTTGCTCATGGCAGAAATGGGAGTCCATTCGGTGGCCTACGCATTCCCACAGGTCAAAATCATCACCACAGCTGTGGACAAGAAGGTCAACGACCTCTTCCACATCATACCTGGCATAG GAAACTTCGGGGATCGATACTTTGGAACAGATGCACCACCTGACTGGAGCGACGAAGAGATGGATGAGCCCAGTTACTGA
- the uckl1b gene encoding uridine-cytidine kinase-like 1 isoform X3: protein MASGFLQSSLGEVWMSRILNGGGEGSLDRLLPSVSSTGLSPRKRTTSQCKSEPPLLRTSKRTIYTAGRPPWYNEHGTQSKDAFVIGLCGGSASGKTTVARKIIEALDVPWVVLLSMDSFYKVLSPEEQTLAASNDYNFDHPDAFDFDLLTHTLRKLKQGKSVKIPVYDFTTHGRQKEWKTVYGASVIIFEGIMAFADKKLLQLLDMKIFVDTDSDIRLVRRLRRDITERGRDIEGVIKQYNKFVKPAFEQYIEPTMRLADIVVPRGGGNMVAIDLIVQHVHSQLEERKLRWDMAALASAHQAQPLPQTLSVLESTPQVRGMHTIIRNKETSRDEFIFYSKRLMRLLIERALSFLPSQVHVVQTPQGEDYEGKTFHGKRITGVSILRAGETMEPALRAVCKDVRIGKILIQTNQDTGEPELHYLRLPKDIGEDHVILMDCTVSTGAAAMMAVRVLLDHDVQEDKILLVSLLMAEMGVHSVAYAFPQVKIITTAVDKKVNDLFHIIPGIGNFGDRYFGTDAPPDWSDEEMDEPSY, encoded by the exons ATGGCATCTGGATTTTTACAGTCGTCACTGGGTGAAGTGTGGATGTCTCGGATACTGAA tggaggtggtgAGGGATCTTTGGACCGGCTTCTCCCCTCAGTAAGCAGCACAGGCCTTTCACCTAGGAAAAGGACCACCAGCCAGTGCAAATCTGAGCCTCCTCTCCTACGTACCTCCAAACGAACCATCTACACAGCCGGTCGCCCACCCTGGTACAACGAGCATGGAACACAGTCCAAAGATGCCTTCGTCATTG gtctgtgtggtggaaGCGCTTCAGGAAAGACAACCGTGGCGAGGAAAATAATTGAAGCTTTGGATGTTCCATGGGTGGTACTGCTGTCAATGGACTCCTTttacaag GTCCTGTCCCCAGAAGAGCAGACTCTGGCTGCCAGTAACGACTACAACTTTGACCACCCCGACGCCTTTGACTTTGATTTGCTGACACACACCCTGCGCAAGCTCAAACAGGGCAAGAGCGTGAAAATCCCTGTGTATGACTTTACCACTCACGGGAGACAGAAGGAGTGG AAAACCGTATATGGAGCCAGTGTTATCATCTTTGAGGGAATCATGGCCTTTGCAGATAAAAAGCTCCTGCAG CTGCTCGACATGAAGATTTTTGTTGACACAGACTCTGACATCCGGCTGGTGCGTCGGCTGAGGAGGGATAttacagagagaggcagagacatTGAAGGCGTCATCAAGCAGTACAATAAGTTTGTCAAGCCGGCATTTGAGCAGTACATTGAACCCACCATGCGTCTGGCTGATATTGTGGTGCCACGTG gTGGTGGCAACATGGTGGCCATCGATTTGATCGTGCAGCATGTCCACAGTCAGCTGGAGGAG AGGAAACTTCGCTGGGATAT GGCAGCCCTGGCTTCTGCACACCAGGCCCAACCCCTCCCCCAGACCCTTAGTGTTCTGGAGAGCACACCCCAGGTCAGGGGTATGCACACCATTATCAG AAACAAGGAAACCAGCCGCGATGAGTTCATCTTCTACTCCAAGAGGCTGATGCGTCTGTTGATCGAGCGGGCgctctccttcctcccctcgCAG GTCCACGTAGTCCAGACCCCCCAGGGAGAGGATTATGAAGGCAAGACTTTCCACGGAAAGAGG atAACAGGCGTGTCCATCCTTCGAGCCGGGGAGACCATGGAGCCGGCTCTAAGGGCCGTCTGCAAAGACGTCCGCATCGGCAAGATCCTCATCCAGACCAACCAGGACACAGGAGAACCAGAG CTTCATTACCTGCGTCTACCAAAAGACATCGGCGAGGATCATGTAATTCTGATGGACTGTACTGTGTCGACTGGAGCTGCTGCCATGATGGCTGTTAGAGTCCTGCTG gacCATGATGTCCAGGAGGATAAGATCCTGCTGGTGTCTTTGCTCATGGCAGAAATGGGAGTCCATTCGGTGGCCTACGCATTCCCACAGGTCAAAATCATCACCACAGCTGTGGACAAGAAGGTCAACGACCTCTTCCACATCATACCTGGCATAG GAAACTTCGGGGATCGATACTTTGGAACAGATGCACCACCTGACTGGAGCGACGAAGAGATGGATGAGCCCAGTTACTGA